The following are encoded in a window of Anopheles stephensi strain Indian chromosome X, UCI_ANSTEP_V1.0, whole genome shotgun sequence genomic DNA:
- the LOC118511086 gene encoding actin cytoskeleton-regulatory complex protein PAN1-like, with amino-acid sequence MCVTSSKHMESGYSELVELPPPPPPPPPPPPPPSAANRGRVRAGRREDGQNCGDLSLAVMGSVLNSPTQHDRVVLQLVNANFAVYAGRDLQHRRRYLSGQQFL; translated from the exons ATGTGTGTTACATCGTCCAAACACATGGAATCAGGTTATTCTGAATTGGTGgagctaccaccaccaccaccaccaccgccaccaccaccgccaccaccaagTGCTGCAAATCGAGGTCGTGTGAGAGCTGGTCGAC GTGAAGACGGACAAAATTGTGGTGACCTCTCTCTGGCAGTAATGG GCAGCGTGTTAAATTCCCCCACCCAACATGATCGAGTGGTTTTGCAGCTTGTGAACGCGAACTTTGCTGTGTATGCTGGAAGGGACTTACAGCATCGTCGCCGTTACCTTTCCGGACAACAGTTCCTTTAA
- the LOC118511076 gene encoding myosin regulatory light chain sqh: MSSRKTAGRRGTTKKRAQRATSNVFAMFDQAQIAEFKEAFNMIDQNRDGFIEKDDLHDMLASLGKNPTEDYLEGMMNEAPGPINFTMFLTLFGERLQGTDPEEVIKNAFGCFDEENAGVINEDRLRELLTTMGDRFTDEDVDEMFREAPIKNGLFDYIEFTRILKHGAKDKDEQ; encoded by the coding sequence ATGTCCTCCCGCAAGACAGCCGGACGTCGCGGTACGACGAAGAAGCGTGCCCAGCGTGCCACCTCGAACGTGTTCGCCATGTTCGACCAGGCCCAGATTGCCGAGTTCAAGGAAGCGTTCAACATGATCGACCAAAACCGGGACGGTTTCATCGAGAAGGATGACCTGCACGATATGCTGGCGTCGTTGGGCAAAAACCCGACCGAAGATTATCTCGAGGGCATGATGAACGAAGCACCTGGACCGATCAACTTCACCATGTTTCTGACCCTGTTTGGTGAGCGGCTACAGGGAACCGATCCGGAGGAGGTGATCAAAAATGCGTTCGGTTGCTTCGATGAGGAAAATGCGGGCGTCATTAACGAGGATCGGTTGCGGGAACTGCTCACGACGATGGGTGATCGGTTCACCGATGAGGATGTGGACGAAATGTTCCGCGAGGCACCGATCAAGAACGGACTGTTCGATTACATCGAATTTACGCGCATCCTGAAGCATGGCGCCAAGGATAAGGACGAGCAGTGA
- the LOC118511062 gene encoding sushi, von Willebrand factor type A, EGF and pentraxin domain-containing protein 1, producing the protein MRKWKRPGAATDGGRNSGQHQPTNVQQRIKQPNGGAIWPGGAATLLTIAITINLTCAGVSSQVCGPPAVPANAKVHTEKATDGSGGLKSARYDCDSGYELFGPDTIRCDPAKGWDRDLPFCGTNVAYRKPVNQSSATRSGPAGFANDGKPGNQNPDGQECSETQKEVSPWWRVDLLTPEAVRVVRITTRGCCGHQPLQDLEIRVGNSSSDLQRNPLCAWYPGTVDEGTTKSFTCARPLVGQYVTVQLVGVESSLSLCEVEVFSNDEFSSDRCAAPNLSVETVLTTFAKTCYEFHITRGESFEKARAVCKSHGGDLIHDFRGVTTDYIISELERRKTDLRTQLVWIGAQKEPGITSRTWKWVNGDTVLKPTWGKDQPNNYNGEQNCVVLDGGRNWLWNDVGCNLDYLNYICQHNPLSCGSPEALVNTTIVGRNYSVGANITYQCPVGHSLIGIEKRTCQQNGLWSGAPPACKYVDCGPLPEIEHGGIILSEQRTSFGVQASYTCHENYTLIGNENRTCQANGWSGTQPKCLIDWCPEPPPIQGGKIKVSGRRAGSTALYTCDYGFVLIGEPVLSCGLGGNWTGKIPVCRYVDCGMPARPDRGNMLLLNDSTTVGSVVRYFCDDDYWLVGPQELYCTKDGKWSGNAPACELITCETPHVPPGSYVIGYDYNIHSSIQYHCDPGHILRGEDTLTCLESGQWSGDAPDCEYVDCGPLTPIPFGSHRYLQNTTFLGSEVVYTCANSHRLAGVNRRICLDTGLWSETAPRCEEIRCTEPTLTPHSFVSVTGNDRMYGRTLIRTSDATVSGAQTFRVGALAKYRCERGYKIVGEALITCEENGLWSGEIPECVYVDCEIPPNVTNGKVTLATNATYYGAAALYECEGNFKLDGVSRRLCLEDGTWSHETPQCVEITCTEMNVSDALIVNYGSRKVGVQAEFSCSKGRYMVGNGTRTCLSTGHWSGRNPVCKLIDCGRPADIENGRVIVVNESTVYGGSAEYHCVPHYNRIGPYLRKCMDDGKWSGEEPRCELIVNDAQETNSLGTGIAIGAAIIVILLILIGVLFLHRNKARPVKNTENVQAAEHKEDQNAAVMSYSSLENGRHNFDLTNRGGGLVTFNTFHQSGAGHHPPPPSQLTHSNHNNNHLSSSNNNNNTIGSSRNGGENIYDQIPSEQFYDAPYEMRTNEEVYEPEPTSRGNIITINGVSVR; encoded by the exons TTTGTGGTCCACCAGCAGTTCCAGCAAACGCTAAAGTACACACAGAAAAAGCGACCGACGGCAGCGGAGGCCTCAAGTCGGCCCGGTACGATTGCGATTCCGGCTACGAGCTGTTCGGCCCGGACACGATCCGCTGCGATCCAGCGAAAGGATGGGACCGTGACCTGCCATTTTGCG GCACGAACGTGGCGTACCGTAAACCGGTAAATCAGTCATCGGCAACCCGTTCCGGACCGGCTGGTTTCGCCAACGATGGTAAACCGGGCAACCAGAACCCGGACGGTCAGGAGTGTTCCGAAACGCAGAAGGAAGTGTCGCCCTGGTGGCGGGTCGATCTGCTCACGCCAGAAGCGGTACGGGTAGTGCGCATCACGACGCGCGGTTGCTGTGGACATCAACCGCTGCAGGACCTGGAGATACGGGTCGGCAACAGTAGTAGCGATCTGCAGCGTAATCCACTGTGCGCCTGGTATCCGGGCACGGTCGATGAAGGTACGACCAAATCGTTCACCTGTGCCCGACCGCTGGTCGGACAGTACGTGACGGTACAGCTGGTCGGTGTGGAGAGTAGTCTCAGCTTGTGCGAGGTGGAGGTATTCTCGAACGATGAGTTCTCGTCTGACCGGTGTGCCGCACCAAACCTGAGCGTCGAAACTGTGCTGACAACGTTCGCAAAAACGTGCTACGAGTTCCATATTACGCGGGGCGAAAGTTTCGAGAAGGCGCGAGCTGTCTGCAAATCGCACG GTGGCGATCTGATTCATGACTTCCGTGGAGTTACCACCGACTACATCATCTCGGAGTTGGAGCGTCGCAAAACCGATCTCCGGACACAGCTCGTGTGGATCGGTGCTCAGAAGGAACCAGGCATTACGTCACGCACCTGGAAGTGGGTTAATG GCGATACAGTGCTCAAGCCAACCTGGGGCAAGGATCAGCCGAACAACTACAACGGCGAACAGAACTGTGTCGTGCTCGACGGAGGTCGCAACTGGCTGTGGAACGATGTCGGCTGCAATCTCGACTACCTCAACTACATCTGCCAGCATAACCCACTGTCCTGCGGTTCACCGGAAGCGCTGGTCAACACGACGATCGTCGGCCGTaactattccgtcggtgcaAACATCACGTACCAGTGTCCGGTTGGCCATTCGTTGATCGGGATCGAAAAGCGTACCTGTCAGCAAAATGGACTTTGGAGTGGTGCACCACCGGCGTGCAAAT ATGTTGATTGTGGTCCACTGCCAGAGATCGAGCACGGAGGCATCATCCTGTCCGAGCAGCGTACCAGCTTTGGTGTGCAAGCGTCCTACACCTGTCACGAAAACTACACGCTCATAGGCAACGAAAACCGTACCTGTCAGGCGAACGGATGGTCCGGAACACAGCCAAAATGTTTGATCGACTGGTGCCCGGAGCCTCCACCGATTCAGGGTGGCAAGATAAAGGTGTCGGGACGGCGGGCAGGTTCGACTGCACTGTACACCTGCGACTATGGGTTTGTGCTGATCGGTGAGCCCGTACTGTCCTGTGGACTCGGCGGCAACTGGACGGGGAAGATACCGGTGTGCCGGTACGTAGATTGTGGTATGCCGGCCCGCCCGGATCGTGGCAATATGTTGCTGTTGAACGATTCTACCACCGTTGGGTCTGTGGTGCGATACTTCTGTGACGATGACTATTGGTTGGTGGGACCTCAGGAGCTGTACTGCACGAAGGATGGCAAATGGTCCGGCAATGCGCCGGCTTGCGAGT TGATCACCTGCGAGACGCCCCATGTACCACCCGGTTCGTACGTGATCGGGTACGACTACAATATCCACTCCTCGATCCAATATCACTGCGATCCGGGGCACATCCTGCGCGGCGAAGATACGCTCACCTGTCTCGAGTCCGGCCAGTGGAGTGGTGATGCTCCCGACTGTGAGTACGTCGACTGTGGACCACTGACACCGATTCCGTTCGGTTCGCATCGCTATCTACAGAACACCACGTTCCTCGGATCGGAGGTCGTGTACACCTGTGCCAATTCGCACCGCCTGGCGGGCGTTAATCGACGGATCTGTCTCGATACGGGCCTTTGGAGCGAGACGGCGCCACGCTGTGAGGAGATCCGCTGTACGGAGCCGACCCTTACACCGCACAGCTTCGTCAGCGTTACCGGCAACGATCGAATGTACGGGCGCACGTTGATAAGGACGTCGGATGCGACAGTTAGTGGTGCGCAAACGTTCCGTGTAGGTGCGCTGGCAAAATATCGTTGCGAGCGAGGCTACAAGATAGTAGGCGAGGCGCTCATCACTTGCGAGGAAAATGGGCTCTGGAGTGGCGAAATACCGGAGTGTGTCT ACGTGGACTGCGAGATACCGCCGAATGTTACCAACGGCAAGGTGACGCTGGCAACCAATGCGACGTACTACGGTGCGGCTGCACTATACGAGTGTGAGGGTAACTTTAAGCTGGACGGTGTTTCGCGGCGTCTGTGTCTGGAGGACGGTACCTGGAGCCATGAGACGCCTCAGTGTGTGGAGATCACCTGCACCGAAATGAACGTGTCGGACGCACTGATCGTCAACTATGGCAGCCGGAAGGTTGGTGTGCAGGCCGAGTTCAGCTGCAGCAAGGGCCGGTATATGGTCGGAAACGGTACGCGGACCTGTCTTTCCACGGGACACTGGTCGGGAAGGAATCCTGTCTGCAAGC TGATTGATTGTGGCCGTCCGGCCGATATCGAGAATGGGCGTGTGATTGTGGTGAACGAATCGACGGTGTACGGTGGTTCGGCAGAATATCACTGCGTACCGCACTACAACCGGATCGGTCCCTATCTCCGGAAGTGTATGGACGATGGAAAATGGAGTGGTGAAGAGCCACGATGCGAAC TAATCGTAAACGACGCCCAGGAGACGAACAGTCTTGGTACGGGCATTGCGATCGGTGCCGCCATCATCGTTATTCTGCTCATCCTGATCGGCGTACTGTTTCTGCACCGGAACAAGGCACGCCCGGTAAAAAATACCGAGAACGTGCAGGCGGCTGAACACAAGGAGGACCAGAATGCGGCCGTCATGTCCTACTCAAGCCTCGAGAACGGTCGGCATAACTTCGATCTCACCAACCGGGGCGGAGGACTAGTCACGTTCAACACCTTCCACCAGTCCGGGGCGGGTCATCATCCACCGCCACCCAGTCAGCTGACGCAcagcaaccacaacaacaatcaTCTTAGcagtagcaacaacaacaacaacaccatcgGCAGCTCGCGCAACGGTGGCGAGAACATTTACGACCAAATACCGAGCGAACAGTTTTACGACGCACCGTACGAGATGCGCACGAACGAGGAGGTGTACGAACCGGAACCGACGAGCCGCGGTAACATTATTACCATCAACGGCGTTAGCGTCCGGTGA
- the LOC118511073 gene encoding peroxisome biogenesis factor 10: MSLFHANAGQAEIIRSVQKDQEHIEYIRTALSEVLLLLSQRHWFKYNALCKLIAEILYHHYAILNNLQTLGEEYTGIIQVDANYVMLPNKALQLLAILLEYGGEHLVDRVLTYLQTEIDRSEELLESVKTALHKLIDTLRVVVPYVRGFHTSLFYINGGKYHISKRLTGINYVLIRNWLKEDHSIYGYKVLGYVTLTQLLLALAARYRQYRSEPKPKPVQPARTASAKRLSSAPGGTTRSCALCMDTTQDISVTQCGHLFCWHCILNWLDQRQICPICREAIKKTRVVRLQNFAS, translated from the exons ATGTCGCTTTTCCATGCCAATGCCGGACAGGCAGAAATTATCCGGAGCGTGCAGAAGGACCAGGAACACATCGAGTACATCCGGACGGCGCTGAGCGAGGTACTATTGCTGCTCAGCCAACGGCACTGGTTCAAGTATAATGCGCTGTGCAAGCTGATTGCCGAAATTCTTTACCATCATTACGCGATCCTGAATAATCTGCAAACGCTTGGCGAAGAGTACACCGGCATCATACAGGTCGATGCAAACTATGTAATGCTACCGAACAAAGCGCTCCAGCTGCTGGCAATTCTGCTGGAGTATGGTGGGGAGCATCTGGTGGACCGTGTGCTCACCTACCTGCAGACGGAAATTGATCGTAGCGAAGAGTTGCTGGAATCGGTGAAAACCGCACTGCACAAGCTAATCGATACGCTGCGGGTGGTCGTACCGTACGTGCGCGGATTCCATACCAGCCTGTTCTACATCAACGGTGGAAAGTATCACATTTCGAAGCGACTGACGGGCATAAACTAT GTTCTTATTCGAAACTGGCTGAAGGAAGACCATTCCATCTACGGTTATAAGGTGTTGGGTTACGTGACCCTTACCCAGCTTCTGCTAGCTCTTGCCGCACGGTACCGGCAGTACCGCTCCGAACCAAAGCCTAAACCCGTGCAACCGGCACGCACAGCCAGCGCGAAACGGTTGTCCAGCGCACCCGGTGGCACAACACGCAGCTGTGCACTCTGCATGGACACAACACAAGACATCAGCGTCACGCAGTGTGGACATCTATTCTGCTGGCACTGTATACTGAACTGGCTTGACCAGCGACAAATATGTCCGATTTGTCGTGAAGCGATCAAGAAAACGCGCGTTGTACGTTTGCAAAACTTTGCGAGCTAG